A region of Flocculibacter collagenilyticus DNA encodes the following proteins:
- the flgM gene encoding flagellar biosynthesis anti-sigma factor FlgM — protein sequence MVNEVNRGNNAKVDYTSNQQSSKKVDAEQKATQTAVQQTQSNKATSDAVTLTPQAQQLKELQKKVENSSGFDQQKVQKVKKAISEGHYQVDVDKLADKIASHEIDLFGR from the coding sequence ATGGTTAATGAAGTAAACAGAGGCAATAACGCCAAGGTTGATTACACAAGTAATCAGCAATCATCGAAGAAGGTCGATGCAGAGCAAAAGGCGACTCAAACCGCTGTTCAACAAACGCAGTCTAATAAAGCAACTAGCGATGCTGTTACTCTTACACCGCAAGCGCAGCAGCTTAAAGAGTTACAGAAAAAAGTTGAAAATTCGAGCGGGTTTGATCAACAGAAAGTACAAAAAGTGAAAAAAGCTATTTCTGAAGGGCATTATCAAGTTGATGTTGACAAACTTGCCGATAAAATAGCTAGTCATGAAATTGACTTGTTTGGTCGTTAG
- a CDS encoding flagellar basal body rod protein FlgF, with protein MDKLLYVAMSGAKQNLVGISMNANNLANVKTVGFKADFEQARTMQAFGEGLPTRVFAMEERPGSRMQMGAIQTTDRDLDIAVTGKGWISVQDSKGEEAYTKSGNLKITANGELITSRGNPVIGEGGPIILPIPIEKVEIGSDGSVVVRPQGAPANFLETVDRIKLIEADDNRNMTKMNDGLFRPKGDLVGDDCGFCDASPNVRIISGALEMSNVNPVEEMVAMISHHRQFEMQVKMMSKAEENDERHNNLLRIT; from the coding sequence ATGGATAAGTTATTGTATGTTGCCATGTCTGGTGCGAAACAGAATTTAGTCGGTATTTCAATGAATGCCAATAATTTGGCGAATGTAAAAACCGTTGGATTTAAAGCTGACTTTGAACAAGCTAGAACCATGCAAGCGTTTGGCGAAGGGTTGCCAACTCGTGTATTTGCAATGGAAGAAAGACCAGGCTCAAGAATGCAAATGGGGGCAATACAAACAACAGACCGTGACTTAGACATTGCTGTAACGGGCAAAGGTTGGATTTCAGTTCAGGATAGCAAAGGTGAAGAGGCGTACACTAAAAGCGGTAACCTTAAAATTACGGCGAATGGTGAGCTAATTACGTCGCGAGGAAACCCGGTTATTGGAGAGGGTGGCCCGATTATTTTACCTATTCCAATTGAAAAAGTTGAAATTGGCAGTGATGGTTCTGTTGTCGTTAGGCCTCAAGGCGCCCCCGCCAATTTTTTGGAAACGGTTGACCGTATTAAGCTGATTGAAGCCGATGACAACCGCAACATGACGAAGATGAACGATGGGTTGTTCAGACCTAAAGGCGATTTAGTGGGAGATGATTGTGGCTTTTGTGACGCATCTCCAAACGTACGTATTATTAGCGGTGCACTTGAAATGAGCAATGTGAACCCTGTTGAAGAAATGGTGGCGATGATCTCTCATCATAGGCAATTTGAAATGCAAGTCAAAATGATGAGTAAAGCCGAAGAGAATGACGAACGTCACAACAACTTATTGAGAATTACCTAA
- a CDS encoding flagellar assembly protein T N-terminal domain-containing protein: MTHNVLFGLLLATGLLISTSVSAEWYEAVGQAEIRRGDKDNAQQRAIQDAVKHALLFSGATVNSIQEVSDGVLTNNAMKIMSSGSVQSIELINETHTANSVMVTIRLDITSEQNQCTTSDFKKSIAITQFNLSDQAQAKIGGLYYLGKDFAKKLTQNIERDSFKLVARPWYQKKLNLDAFRSEYFSADDALIEQISARSDSQFVLFGTLTDVSMGDKVSSDLTFWRDDVYDRYFAVEYIIFDAFTKELIDRNQITLSADWTFNLKESINTNSSKFWHSTYGQAIERVASQLQINIEEQLACQQLEGKILKVIDNQVVVNLGKENGVEPGQTFIVAHRTNGKGPSSKTLPAYTVTQYKIRIEQSHQHSAIGSSIDDMLLGNVQEDDVILLAPINEFD; this comes from the coding sequence ATGACACACAACGTTTTGTTTGGCTTACTATTAGCCACAGGCCTACTCATTAGCACTAGCGTGTCTGCCGAGTGGTATGAAGCCGTAGGACAAGCAGAAATTAGAAGAGGTGACAAAGACAATGCGCAACAGCGTGCAATTCAAGACGCAGTTAAACATGCTTTGTTGTTTTCAGGCGCCACAGTGAATAGTATTCAAGAAGTCAGTGACGGTGTTTTGACGAATAACGCAATGAAAATTATGTCTAGCGGCTCTGTTCAGTCTATCGAGCTGATTAATGAAACGCATACAGCCAACTCTGTGATGGTTACCATACGATTAGATATCACTTCAGAGCAGAATCAATGCACAACCTCTGACTTTAAAAAAAGCATCGCAATTACGCAGTTTAACTTATCAGATCAAGCACAAGCGAAAATTGGTGGCTTATATTATCTAGGAAAAGATTTTGCTAAAAAATTAACGCAAAATATTGAACGCGATAGTTTTAAGTTAGTTGCTCGCCCTTGGTATCAAAAAAAGCTAAATTTAGATGCCTTTCGCAGCGAATATTTTTCCGCAGATGATGCACTAATAGAGCAAATTTCAGCACGTAGTGATAGCCAATTCGTTTTATTTGGCACCTTAACCGATGTATCCATGGGTGACAAAGTCAGCAGCGACTTAACCTTTTGGCGTGATGATGTATATGATCGTTATTTTGCTGTCGAATACATTATTTTTGACGCTTTTACTAAAGAACTCATTGATCGTAACCAAATAACGCTAAGTGCAGATTGGACTTTTAACCTGAAAGAAAGCATCAATACCAACAGCTCAAAATTTTGGCATTCCACTTACGGTCAAGCAATTGAGCGCGTAGCTAGCCAGTTACAAATCAATATTGAAGAACAGTTAGCATGCCAGCAACTTGAGGGTAAAATTTTAAAGGTAATTGACAATCAAGTAGTTGTAAATTTAGGTAAAGAAAATGGCGTTGAGCCGGGACAAACGTTTATTGTGGCACACCGCACCAATGGTAAAGGACCTTCATCTAAAACGTTACCAGCCTACACCGTAACTCAATATAAAATCCGTATCGAGCAAAGCCATCAGCACTCCGCCATCGGCTCGTCAATCGACGACATGTTGCTAGGTAACGTACAGGAAGATGATGTGATCTTACTTGCGCCGATTAATGAGTTTGATTAG
- the flgH gene encoding flagellar basal body L-ring protein FlgH has protein sequence MKLYITLIVGLLTTGCVSTQTTVERDDPYFMPVAPEAPVDKIVANGSLFNPDTNNGLYSDRKAHRVGDIITVVLEESTQASKTAKTENKKTTSASLDPIVGFGGQNVAFKGDAIQLGLDSDNSFKGDAKSNQSNSLSGNISVNILQVLPNGNLVIRGEKWLTLNTGEEFIRVTGLIRPQDITADNTIESTRVANARIEYSGKGDIANAQTPGWLARFFTSTWWPF, from the coding sequence ATGAAACTTTATATCACATTAATAGTTGGTTTGTTGACTACAGGATGCGTAAGTACGCAAACGACTGTAGAACGAGATGATCCTTACTTTATGCCAGTAGCACCAGAAGCACCTGTAGATAAAATAGTTGCTAACGGTTCGCTGTTTAATCCTGACACAAACAATGGCCTATATTCTGATAGAAAGGCACATCGGGTAGGTGACATTATCACGGTAGTGCTTGAAGAAAGCACGCAAGCCTCAAAAACAGCTAAAACTGAAAATAAGAAAACCACATCGGCAAGCCTAGATCCTATAGTGGGATTTGGCGGACAAAATGTGGCATTTAAAGGTGATGCAATTCAATTAGGTTTAGATTCAGACAACTCGTTCAAAGGTGATGCGAAATCTAACCAAAGCAATAGCTTAAGTGGCAACATTTCCGTTAATATTCTTCAGGTACTGCCTAATGGGAATTTAGTGATCCGAGGTGAAAAGTGGCTCACGCTTAACACAGGTGAAGAGTTCATTCGTGTTACAGGCTTAATTCGGCCGCAAGATATTACAGCGGATAACACCATTGAATCAACGCGCGTTGCTAATGCACGAATCGAATACAGTGGTAAAGGTGATATCGCAAATGCACAAACACCTGGATGGTTGGCCAGATTTT
- the flgC gene encoding flagellar basal body rod protein FlgC, whose product MSLYNVFDIAGTGMSAQSVRLNTTASNMANANSVSSSIDQTYRARHPVFAAEMTKAAGVHQEGESVGVKVLGIVESDAPLQREFSPNHPMADKDGFIYKPNVNVVEEMANMISATRNYQTNVQIADAAKQMLSKTLLMGQR is encoded by the coding sequence ATGAGTCTTTATAATGTATTTGATATAGCAGGAACAGGCATGAGCGCACAGTCTGTGCGACTAAATACCACTGCAAGTAATATGGCAAATGCGAACTCGGTTAGTAGTAGCATTGATCAAACATATCGCGCTAGACATCCGGTTTTTGCCGCTGAAATGACAAAAGCTGCCGGAGTGCATCAAGAAGGAGAATCTGTAGGAGTTAAGGTTCTCGGCATTGTTGAAAGTGATGCGCCACTGCAAAGGGAGTTTTCGCCTAATCATCCAATGGCTGACAAAGACGGCTTTATTTATAAACCGAATGTAAATGTGGTTGAAGAAATGGCTAATATGATTTCTGCAACGCGCAATTATCAAACTAATGTTCAAATTGCAGATGCTGCAAAGCAAATGCTAAGTAAAACCCTTTTGATGGGCCAACGCTAA
- a CDS encoding flagellar hook assembly protein FlgD, with protein sequence MNSVSNNTSNYADGLRWEEKKVAEEERSQTLTQEDFFKLLTTQLAQQDPMKPTDNDQMIAQMTNFSMAEGISNMSDKFDEFVESSNSNKALQASSLVGQRVLISTPYGFKSGGEGLKGELDAPSGATDVILRIEDSKGQLMKSIPLGAHPAGKIPFEWDGIAENEQPVLDGIYKVKATGLVAGESVELPTQNYARVNSVTLGSGGQNMSLNLEGMNSISLDDVLALSD encoded by the coding sequence GTGAATAGTGTATCCAATAACACCAGCAATTATGCCGATGGCTTACGATGGGAAGAAAAAAAGGTTGCTGAAGAAGAACGTAGCCAAACGCTTACTCAAGAAGATTTCTTCAAACTTTTGACAACACAACTGGCGCAGCAAGATCCGATGAAGCCAACTGATAATGATCAAATGATTGCTCAAATGACGAACTTCTCTATGGCAGAAGGTATATCAAACATGAGCGATAAATTTGATGAGTTTGTTGAGTCGTCTAATTCTAATAAAGCACTACAAGCATCAAGCTTAGTGGGTCAACGAGTTTTAATTAGCACGCCTTATGGTTTTAAGTCGGGTGGTGAAGGGTTAAAGGGTGAACTTGATGCGCCAAGCGGTGCGACAGATGTGATACTTCGTATTGAAGACAGTAAAGGTCAATTGATGAAAAGTATCCCTCTTGGTGCCCATCCCGCAGGAAAAATACCATTCGAGTGGGATGGTATTGCTGAAAATGAACAGCCAGTGCTTGATGGTATTTATAAAGTGAAGGCAACAGGGCTGGTTGCCGGAGAAAGTGTGGAGTTGCCAACACAAAACTATGCCCGAGTAAATAGCGTTACGTTAGGTTCAGGAGGACAAAATATGTCACTTAACCTAGAAGGCATGAATTCAATATCGCTAGATGATGTGCTAGCGCTATCAGACTAA
- a CDS encoding CheR family methyltransferase, whose amino-acid sequence MPNKTLADQEYKMFSDFLEQQCGIVLGQNKQYLVKSRLAPLMSQFGVETLSELVNRTLKAHERELRATVVDAMTTNETLWFRDTYPFDLLKNRLLPEFAAEGKKSVKIWSAASSSGQEPYSIAMTVDEYNSQNPGTKSVKASIVGTDISNSMLEHCKSAKYDSLAIARGLSTERKSKYFQDCGNGLLQVKDNIRRAITFRHLNLLDNYTLLGKFDIIFCRNVLIYFSPEVKSRIIGQFAKSLNPKGYLFLGASESMTGLSDDFDMVRCNPGIIYRKKT is encoded by the coding sequence GTGCCAAATAAGACTCTTGCAGATCAAGAATATAAAATGTTCAGCGACTTTTTAGAGCAACAATGCGGTATCGTATTGGGGCAAAATAAACAGTATTTAGTAAAAAGTCGACTTGCCCCTTTAATGAGCCAGTTTGGAGTAGAAACACTCTCAGAGCTGGTTAATCGCACTTTAAAAGCGCATGAAAGGGAGTTACGGGCCACCGTTGTTGACGCAATGACAACAAATGAGACATTATGGTTCCGAGATACATACCCCTTTGATTTACTTAAAAATAGACTATTGCCAGAATTTGCTGCCGAAGGGAAAAAGTCTGTAAAAATATGGTCGGCTGCATCTTCATCTGGTCAGGAACCTTACTCAATAGCGATGACGGTTGATGAGTATAATAGTCAAAATCCTGGCACAAAATCGGTAAAAGCGAGTATTGTTGGTACAGATATTTCTAATAGCATGCTTGAGCATTGTAAAAGTGCTAAGTATGACTCACTTGCTATTGCGCGAGGGTTGTCAACTGAAAGAAAGTCAAAATACTTCCAAGACTGCGGCAATGGTTTGCTGCAAGTTAAAGACAATATTCGCCGTGCGATCACTTTTAGGCACCTAAACTTGCTTGATAATTACACGTTATTAGGTAAGTTCGATATTATTTTTTGCCGCAATGTGCTTATTTATTTCTCGCCAGAAGTAAAGTCTAGAATCATTGGTCAGTTCGCTAAATCATTGAACCCTAAGGGGTACTTATTCTTAGGTGCTTCTGAGTCAATGACTGGGCTCAGTGATGATTTTGACATGGTGCGCTGTAATCCAGGCATTATTTACCGCAAGAAAACATAA
- the flgE gene encoding flagellar hook protein FlgE, protein MSFNIALSGLKAAQKDLDVTANNIANVNTIGFKESRAEFADVYSTSLFSNAKTQNGEGVLTNDVAQQFHQGSLQFTSNSLDMAITGNGFFPMTDNLLSRDFTYTRAGAFKLNENNYIVDSNGNFLQGFPVNTDGSVKSVSLSTTNAIEIPDTAGSPKATENIDMSFNLDSTALPIDPYATPFDPTDTNTFTASTSTVIYDSLGNSRIASIYYVKVNDPATVQAGAPGGAAPFAAGFYDPAAPLTTQGLGGMSAANQANANSWLMFATVTNDAGEVIPVDLADDPVLSPPGSQGYTFQSADNGNPALPVQQQRGLLLQFDSSGTPVTETFPTPTGEPLGDAAATPTPLPAPFNGAPYLGAGAITNGAEGDQRFNISMTNLTQFSSPFEITSLSQDGQTVGRLTGISIGTDGLIEAKYSNGDSQPISKVALVRFANDQGLTQVGNTSWVESQTSGEPLAGEADSGTFGSIRSGTLEQSNVNLTAELVDLITAQRNYQANSRALEVNSTITQTILQIR, encoded by the coding sequence ATGTCATTTAATATCGCACTAAGTGGCTTAAAAGCCGCCCAAAAAGATTTGGATGTAACGGCGAATAACATCGCTAACGTTAATACAATAGGTTTTAAAGAGTCTCGCGCAGAGTTTGCTGACGTATATTCAACCTCATTGTTTTCAAATGCCAAGACTCAAAATGGTGAAGGGGTGCTAACAAATGATGTTGCACAGCAATTCCATCAGGGCTCGTTGCAATTTACGTCAAATTCGTTAGATATGGCGATCACCGGGAATGGTTTCTTCCCGATGACAGACAACTTGTTATCTCGTGACTTTACATATACTCGTGCAGGTGCATTTAAGCTGAACGAGAATAACTATATTGTTGATTCGAACGGTAACTTCTTGCAAGGCTTCCCAGTTAATACTGACGGCTCTGTAAAATCCGTGAGTTTAAGTACCACTAACGCAATTGAAATTCCTGATACAGCTGGCTCGCCAAAAGCCACTGAAAACATTGATATGAGTTTCAACTTAGATAGTACTGCACTGCCAATTGACCCTTACGCGACACCTTTTGATCCGACTGACACCAATACGTTTACTGCATCTACTTCAACGGTTATCTATGACTCGTTAGGTAACAGTAGAATAGCGTCAATTTATTATGTAAAAGTCAATGATCCTGCAACAGTTCAAGCGGGTGCTCCGGGTGGCGCAGCACCATTTGCAGCAGGCTTTTATGACCCTGCTGCACCGTTAACCACACAAGGTTTAGGCGGTATGTCTGCGGCCAATCAGGCAAATGCAAATAGCTGGTTAATGTTTGCAACGGTGACTAATGATGCAGGGGAAGTGATTCCTGTGGATTTAGCGGATGATCCAGTTCTGAGCCCTCCAGGCTCACAGGGCTATACTTTCCAGTCTGCCGATAATGGAAACCCAGCATTACCTGTTCAGCAGCAGCGTGGTTTACTTCTGCAATTTGATTCATCGGGTACGCCTGTAACTGAAACCTTTCCAACGCCAACAGGTGAACCGTTAGGTGATGCGGCAGCGACACCTACACCACTACCTGCTCCGTTCAACGGTGCGCCATATTTAGGTGCTGGCGCTATTACTAATGGTGCCGAAGGAGATCAACGTTTTAATATTTCGATGACGAATCTAACGCAGTTTTCCTCGCCGTTTGAAATCACATCACTATCGCAAGATGGGCAAACAGTTGGTCGTTTAACGGGGATCTCAATAGGTACAGACGGCTTAATTGAAGCGAAATATTCAAATGGTGATTCGCAGCCTATCTCAAAAGTGGCGTTAGTGCGCTTTGCGAATGATCAAGGCTTAACACAGGTGGGTAACACTTCTTGGGTTGAAAGCCAAACGTCAGGTGAACCATTAGCAGGTGAGGCAGACTCAGGCACTTTTGGCTCTATTCGTTCGGGCACACTTGAGCAATCTAACGTAAACCTAACCGCAGAATTGGTAGACTTAATCACAGCACAACGTAACTACCAAGCAAACTCACGTGCACTAGAAGTTAACTCAACTATCACGCAAACCATTTTGCAAATTAGATAA
- a CDS encoding chemotaxis protein — MAGLLDSVNQRTQLVGQNRLELLLFKLAGRQRFGINVFKVREVLQCPPLTSLPKRNQYIRGVAHIRGQTISVIDLSMATGGKPIEDITNCFVIIAEYNRSVQGFLVNSVERIININWESIMPPPQGTGRYSYLTAVTEVDKELVEILDVEKILDEISPIATEISEGVITDDDLQSHVGEKIVLIADDSAVARNQIKRSLETLGLDMELCKNGKEALERLIELGEQCETDIREKVALLISDVEMPEMDGYTLTAEVKARPNLAPLHVILHTSLSGVFNHAMVEKVGADDFIAKFNPDELATAVNKWVKAD; from the coding sequence ATGGCAGGGCTTTTAGATTCCGTAAACCAGCGAACTCAACTGGTTGGCCAAAACCGTTTAGAGCTACTGTTATTCAAGCTCGCAGGGCGACAACGTTTTGGCATTAATGTATTTAAAGTGCGTGAAGTACTGCAATGTCCGCCATTAACCTCACTTCCGAAACGTAATCAATATATTCGCGGTGTCGCCCATATTCGTGGTCAAACTATCTCAGTGATTGACTTAAGTATGGCTACAGGCGGCAAACCAATTGAAGACATTACTAATTGTTTTGTCATCATTGCTGAATATAACCGCTCAGTACAAGGTTTCTTAGTTAATTCAGTAGAACGAATAATTAATATTAACTGGGAATCAATTATGCCACCACCTCAAGGTACTGGCAGATATAGTTATTTAACTGCAGTTACAGAGGTAGATAAAGAGCTTGTTGAGATCCTTGATGTTGAAAAAATTCTTGATGAAATCTCTCCGATTGCAACTGAGATCAGTGAAGGTGTGATCACTGATGATGACCTGCAAAGTCATGTGGGTGAAAAAATTGTACTCATTGCAGATGACTCTGCAGTGGCGCGTAATCAAATTAAACGATCTCTTGAAACGCTAGGCTTAGATATGGAGTTGTGTAAAAACGGCAAAGAGGCCCTAGAGCGTTTAATTGAGTTAGGTGAGCAATGTGAAACGGATATTCGTGAAAAAGTAGCGTTACTGATATCTGATGTTGAAATGCCAGAGATGGATGGTTACACCTTAACGGCGGAAGTGAAAGCAAGACCTAATTTAGCACCTTTGCATGTAATACTTCATACCTCACTGAGTGGTGTTTTTAATCATGCGATGGTGGAGAAGGTTGGGGCTGACGATTTTATTGCAAAATTTAACCCAGACGAACTGGCAACGGCAGTAAATAAATGGGTGAAAGCAGACTAG
- a CDS encoding flagella synthesis protein FlgN, protein MSLELLIQQESCLEQLLEVMKKELTAIAERDHQALTDLVALKEELLKQITNIDNTLAQTNLSAERKENPVLDKKINTIKELLEQCKAQNEANFLAANQSQIAVNKLRTILFGASGTTTYGKKGTAYSSSPTLGKGIKA, encoded by the coding sequence ATGTCGCTTGAATTATTAATTCAACAAGAAAGTTGCTTAGAGCAATTGTTAGAAGTGATGAAAAAAGAGCTGACAGCAATTGCTGAACGTGATCATCAAGCACTAACTGATCTTGTTGCATTAAAAGAAGAGCTGCTTAAACAAATTACTAATATTGACAATACGTTAGCACAAACCAACCTATCAGCCGAGCGTAAAGAAAATCCAGTGTTAGATAAAAAAATTAACACGATTAAAGAACTATTAGAACAATGCAAAGCACAAAATGAAGCTAACTTCTTAGCTGCAAATCAAAGTCAAATTGCCGTCAATAAATTAAGAACTATTCTATTTGGTGCTAGTGGAACAACAACTTACGGCAAAAAAGGCACAGCCTATAGCTCGTCTCCTACATTAGGAAAAGGCATTAAAGCATAA
- the flgB gene encoding flagellar basal body rod protein FlgB produces MAISFDKAFGIHPDALLARSRRAELLSSNIANADTPGYKAKDLDFQQALEQAKSNYSTKMTATHHKHFDLKSSHQPEVKYRVAHQPDTGDGNSVDVQMERNKFVENAMEYQASLRFLNGKISGLKKALTGGGGK; encoded by the coding sequence ATGGCAATCAGTTTCGACAAAGCTTTTGGCATTCATCCCGATGCGCTTCTAGCGCGTTCACGCCGAGCAGAGCTATTATCCAGCAATATCGCTAATGCCGATACTCCTGGTTATAAAGCGAAAGATCTCGACTTTCAACAAGCCCTTGAACAAGCCAAATCCAACTATTCGACTAAGATGACTGCTACTCATCACAAGCATTTTGACTTGAAGTCATCTCATCAACCTGAAGTTAAGTACCGTGTGGCACATCAGCCAGATACAGGTGACGGCAACTCGGTTGATGTACAAATGGAACGAAACAAATTTGTTGAAAATGCAATGGAATACCAAGCTAGTTTGCGTTTTCTTAATGGCAAAATAAGTGGTTTAAAGAAAGCGCTCACTGGCGGCGGTGGCAAATAA
- a CDS encoding LPP20 family lipoprotein — translation MFPTKERLCRWNGATAKVLTAVVLTVGLSGCAQFFDKHIEWEYEEPKNFPIIRAVGFAPISLQKGESQQLKVLMAIRASKLDAYRELAEQVYGQQISSSSSMQNLVSRNDNLKTKVNGLIKGAKVIKTYAVGDTYATELELDMKQVYELYRVSNKTRRVKKVSFY, via the coding sequence ATGTTTCCTACTAAAGAGCGGTTATGTAGGTGGAATGGTGCCACAGCAAAAGTATTAACGGCGGTTGTGTTAACAGTTGGCTTAAGCGGTTGTGCTCAATTTTTTGATAAACATATTGAGTGGGAATATGAAGAGCCAAAAAACTTTCCAATTATTAGAGCTGTGGGCTTCGCGCCTATAAGCCTTCAAAAAGGAGAGTCGCAACAATTAAAAGTGTTAATGGCGATTAGAGCCTCAAAATTAGATGCGTATAGAGAATTAGCTGAGCAAGTATACGGCCAGCAAATATCATCTAGTTCAAGTATGCAAAATTTAGTCAGTCGTAATGATAATCTGAAAACTAAGGTTAATGGATTGATTAAAGGGGCAAAAGTCATAAAAACTTACGCTGTGGGTGATACCTATGCCACAGAATTAGAGTTAGATATGAAACAGGTATATGAGCTTTATCGAGTTTCTAATAAAACTCGCAGAGTTAAGAAGGTTTCATTTTATTAA
- the flgA gene encoding flagellar basal body P-ring formation chaperone FlgA → MNFIKNTLLIIALLSVLKVTAATPESLAINDASDAKLTRVSLQQMAENYVKELISPSDEQLISFTAVPLDTRIEPKQCNAPVELSVPANSSFRRYAMVSVKCADIPGWSLYIQVKIQRLINVVVASMNIPKGKVITKSDVKLIAKEKTYVRNKFVDNPVALIGSKAKRFISQHQIIDLGALCFVCKGDAVTILAKSSSLAVKTSGVALQDGSLGALIRVKNTSSNKQIKATVTSVGKVQVNF, encoded by the coding sequence TTGAATTTTATTAAAAATACACTGCTTATTATAGCGCTATTAAGCGTATTGAAGGTAACGGCAGCAACGCCAGAAAGTTTAGCAATTAATGATGCCAGCGATGCAAAGTTAACGCGAGTTAGCCTTCAGCAAATGGCTGAAAACTATGTAAAAGAGTTAATTTCACCTTCTGATGAACAACTCATCTCCTTTACTGCGGTACCACTCGACACGCGTATAGAACCTAAGCAGTGCAACGCTCCTGTCGAGTTATCTGTTCCCGCTAATTCATCTTTCAGACGTTATGCTATGGTTAGTGTAAAGTGCGCAGATATCCCAGGATGGAGCTTATATATTCAAGTCAAAATCCAACGATTAATTAATGTTGTTGTCGCGTCAATGAATATCCCTAAAGGAAAAGTAATAACTAAATCAGACGTTAAGCTCATTGCAAAAGAAAAAACTTATGTTCGCAACAAATTTGTCGATAACCCGGTTGCATTAATCGGTTCTAAAGCAAAGCGATTTATTTCGCAGCATCAAATTATTGACTTAGGAGCACTTTGTTTTGTGTGTAAAGGTGATGCCGTAACGATTCTTGCTAAATCGAGTAGTTTAGCCGTCAAAACATCGGGTGTTGCTCTGCAAGACGGTTCTTTAGGTGCATTAATTAGAGTTAAAAATACTAGCTCAAACAAACAGATAAAAGCGACTGTAACTTCTGTAGGTAAAGTTCAAGTAAATTTTTAG
- the flgG gene encoding flagellar basal-body rod protein FlgG: protein MHPALWISKTGLDAQQTDTSVISNNLANASTIGFKKSRAVFEDLLYQNINQPGGRSSADTELPSGLMVGAGAKVVATQKTFSQGNMITTENAMDLMIQGQGFFEVLLPDGTLSYTRNGQFTSDENGRIVTPGAGYPLQPEIIIPQDAQSITVSQEGEVSVRVRGQAENQVIGQITISDFINPTGLEPMGQNLYLETAVSGAPVQGNPGVEGLGVIVQGSLETSNVNVTEELVNLIETQRVYEMNSKVISAVDQMMQNLNQQL, encoded by the coding sequence ATGCATCCGGCACTTTGGATAAGTAAAACGGGATTAGATGCCCAACAAACCGATACCTCGGTTATTTCAAATAATTTAGCGAACGCCAGTACGATAGGTTTTAAAAAGAGTCGAGCGGTATTTGAAGATTTGCTTTATCAAAACATCAATCAACCTGGTGGCCGTTCATCGGCAGATACCGAGTTACCATCTGGCTTAATGGTGGGAGCGGGAGCAAAAGTCGTTGCAACGCAAAAAACCTTTTCGCAAGGCAATATGATCACAACTGAAAACGCGATGGATTTGATGATCCAAGGACAAGGTTTTTTTGAGGTGTTGTTACCTGACGGTACGTTGTCTTATACCCGTAATGGTCAATTTACATCTGACGAAAATGGTCGAATTGTTACGCCAGGAGCTGGTTATCCGTTACAGCCAGAAATTATTATTCCTCAGGACGCACAATCAATCACAGTGTCACAAGAAGGCGAAGTGTCAGTGCGGGTGCGTGGTCAGGCTGAAAACCAAGTTATTGGCCAGATTACCATTTCTGATTTTATTAACCCAACGGGCTTAGAACCAATGGGACAAAACTTGTACTTAGAAACCGCAGTCAGCGGTGCGCCAGTACAAGGCAACCCCGGCGTTGAAGGGCTTGGTGTAATTGTTCAAGGGTCTTTAGAAACATCCAATGTAAACGTGACTGAAGAGCTCGTTAATTTGATTGAAACTCAGCGAGTTTATGAAATGAACTCGAAGGTAATTTCTGCCGTTGATCAAATGATGCAAAATTTAAATCAGCAGCTTTAA